The DNA sequence AGCCCGTACTCGGTGTCGTTGGCGAGCGCGACGGCCTCGTCCTCGGTGCGGAAGGTCTCGACGGTGAGGATGGGGCCGAAGGTCTCCTCGCGGACGACCTTCATGCCGCGCGTGCAGCGGTCGAGGACGGTCGGCTCGTAGAAGTAGCCGGTGGCGGGCCGGACGTCGCTGGGCTCGGGGCGGGCGCCGCCGCAGCGCAGGACCGCGCCCTCGGCGAGCGCGGAGGCGACGTACGCCTCGGTCTTCTCCAACTGCGCGGCGGAGACGAGCGGCCCGCACTCGACGCCCGGCTCGGTGCCCCGGCCGAGGCGGATCTTCTCGGCTCGGCGGGCGAGTTCGGCGACGAAGCGCTCGCGGACGGACGCCTCGACGATCAGCCGGGAGCCGGCCGAGCAGACCTGGCCGCTGTGGATGAAGGCGGCGTTGAGGGCCTGGTCGACGGCGGTGTCGAAGCCCTCGTCGGTGGCGCAGGCGTCGGCGAAGACGACGTTGGGGTTCTTGCCGCCGAGTTCGAGCGCGACCTTCTTCACGGTGGGGGCGGCGGCGCGCATCACGCGGGTGCCGCTGGCCAGGCCGCCGGTGAAGGAGACGAGGTCGACGTCGGGGTGCTCGGACAACCGGGCGCCGACCGGGTCGCCCGCGCCGGTCACGATGTTGGCCGCACCGGCGGGCAGTCCGGCCTCGACGAGGAGGCGGATCAGGTGCACGGTCGAGAGCGGCGTGACCTCGCTGGGCTTAATCACGAAGGTGTTGCCGGCGGCCAGCGCCGGGGCGATCTTCCAACTGGCCTGGAGCAGCGGGTAGTTCCACGGCGTGATCAGCGCGCAGACGCCGACCGGCTCGTGCACGACCACGCTGTGCAC is a window from the Streptomyces mobaraensis genome containing:
- a CDS encoding aldehyde dehydrogenase family protein, yielding MSSVETIHVNGRWRAAASGAQREVLDPADAKVLAVVSEGGTEDTDAAVAAARAAFDEGPWPGTPVAERAALLRRVADLLQRDREEIALIESRDTGKTLEEGRVDVDDVTNAFRYFADLVVNESGGRVVDAGSPEVHSVVVHEPVGVCALITPWNYPLLQASWKIAPALAAGNTFVIKPSEVTPLSTVHLIRLLVEAGLPAGAANIVTGAGDPVGARLSEHPDVDLVSFTGGLASGTRVMRAAAPTVKKVALELGGKNPNVVFADACATDEGFDTAVDQALNAAFIHSGQVCSAGSRLIVEASVRERFVAELARRAEKIRLGRGTEPGVECGPLVSAAQLEKTEAYVASALAEGAVLRCGGARPEPSDVRPATGYFYEPTVLDRCTRGMKVVREETFGPILTVETFRTEDEAVALANDTEYGLAGAVWTRDAGRARRVAGRLRHGTVWINDYHPYLPQAEWGGFGKSGTGRELGPSGLAEYREAKHIYQNLAPAPVRWFAG